A stretch of Ischnura elegans chromosome 4, ioIscEleg1.1, whole genome shotgun sequence DNA encodes these proteins:
- the LOC124158172 gene encoding uncharacterized protein LOC124158172: MNLRSGVLYDRRLQLSAESNVGTADRHVGAEKRASQVSEDDLITHLRLGTTLSADDWNTIDKITFDSSRATLMATRETQIKKFEKLNNNQHPEQITDGPEKDRCVVNLTDHNLDNATSSILAKGLNFALAPRAIPQEKFISEIESVVRRLPKTDADEIREDVARVLRAAKPPKPNTTAEERQALKRLRENKNILILPADKGNATVLITKEQYEQKICDILKDSTYKKLKTDPTAKTERSTKAIIKKSSIPTEEQRGLLPRASKPPRLYGLPKIHKQGVPLRPIVSQIDAPTYHLAKYLAQSLQPHAGKTSSYVKNSAHFIDIIKNVSIKESDILVSFDVVSLFTNIPIPDAVEVVRSLTSDGIPKDFPELVEHCLRNSFFLWNGCYYEQTEGTAMGSPLSPVVANLFMEKFVEGPHFSHQTNSNSIIFGLMGPT, encoded by the exons ATGAACTTGCGCTCGGGCGTCCTTTATGATCGCCGCCTTCAACTGAGTGCAGAATCGAATGTTGGAACAGCAGATAGGCATGTGGGAGCAGAGAAGAGGGCCTCACAAGTGAGTGAAGATGATCTGAT CACTCACTTGAGGTTGGGTACCACTCTGTCGGCTGATGATTGGAATACAATTGACAAAATTACCTTTGACTCGTCCCGAGCCACGCTCATGGCAACACGGGAAACTCAGATAAAGAAATTTGAGAAGCTGAACAACAATCAACACCCGGAACAGATTACTgatggccctgaaaaggaccgttGTGTTGTCAACCTCACGGACCATAACCTGGATAACGCGACTAGTTCCATACTAGCCAAGGGATTAAATTTCGCTTTAGCACCTAGAGCGATACctcaagaaaaattcatcagtgaaaTTGAGTCGGTCGTCCGGAGGCTTCCAAAAACGGACGCAGACGAGATCAGAGAAGACGTTGCTCGCGTCCTTCGCGCCGCCAAGCCACCGAAGCCGAACACCACTGCCGAGGAGAGACAAGCCTTAAAGAGGCTACgtgaaaataagaatattctCATTTTACCGGCGGACAAAGGCAACGCTACAGTCCTGATTACAAAAGAGCAGTACGAGCAGAAGATATGTGACATTCTCAAGGATAGCACCTACAAAAAACTAAAGACCGATCCGACGGCCAAAACGGAACGCAGCACCAAGGCCATTATAAAGAAGTCTTCCATTCCAACTGAAGAACAACGAGGACTTTTGCCGCGTGCCTCCAAGCCACCGAGGTTATACGGACTCCCCAAGATACACAAGCAAGGAGTGCCGCTCAGACCTATAGTCAGCCAAATTGACGCGCCGACATACCATCTTGCGAAATACCTGGCTCAATCCCTGCAGCCACATGCTGGAAAAACTTCGTCTTATGTGAAGAACTCTGCTCACTTCATTGACATCATAAAAAATGTCTCCATCAAAGAAAGCGATATTTTAGTGAGCTTCGACGTGGTGTCGCTTTTCACCAACATTCCGATTCCAGATGCAGTTGAAGTTGTAAGATCGCTCACATCCGATGGCATTCCAAAGGACTTCCCGGAACTGGTCGAGCACTGCCTAAGGAACTCGTTTTTTCTATGGAACGGTTGCTACTACGAACAGACGGAGGGCACGGCGATGGGTTCACCACTATCACCAGTAGTAGCCAATCTCTTCATGGAGAAATTC GTAGAAGGCCCACACTTTAGCCACCAAACCAACTCAAACTCCATAATATTTGGATTAATGGGTCCTACATAA